One window of the Vannielia litorea genome contains the following:
- a CDS encoding GMC family oxidoreductase, producing MTETTDAGEYDYIVVGAGSAGCVLANRLSANPANRVLLLEAGGSDHHHWVHIPVGYLYAMGNPRLDWCYRTAEEPGLNGRSLAYPRGKVLGGCSSINGMIYMRGQAADYDQWRQAGCTGWGWDDVLPLFRKSENHLAGASPAHGTGGELDVTEQRLHWPVLDAVAEAAQEMGIPESHDFNDGDNEGVGYFPVNQRGGWRWNARKAFLKPVRTRPNLRIETHAHAQRLTLSEGRADGVIYRQNGRLMQARAKGEIVLAAGAVNTPQLLELSGIGQPDLLQSLGIPVALEAPGVGENLQDHLQIRTVYRITGALTLNDRMRSLFGKAQIALEYALRRSGPMSMAPSQLGIFTRSGPEFDRANIEYHIQPLTLEAFGQPLDRDPGVTISVCNLRPESRGTIHATAPTADTAPEIRPNYLSARADQIVAVDSLRHARRLMATAGLQDLQPREIKPGPEVQSEEEMLKAAGDLGTTIFHPVGTARMGNDPGAVVDPELRLNGLTGLRIADASIMPTIPSGNTHAPVTMIAEKAAEMMLRAG from the coding sequence ATGACCGAGACAACCGACGCAGGCGAATACGACTACATCGTCGTGGGCGCGGGCTCTGCGGGCTGCGTGCTGGCCAACCGCCTCTCCGCCAACCCGGCCAACCGCGTGCTGCTGCTCGAGGCCGGCGGGTCAGATCATCACCACTGGGTGCACATTCCCGTGGGCTACCTCTACGCCATGGGCAACCCGCGGCTCGACTGGTGCTATCGCACCGCCGAAGAGCCCGGCCTCAATGGCCGCTCGCTCGCCTATCCGCGCGGCAAGGTGCTGGGCGGCTGTTCCTCGATCAACGGCATGATCTACATGCGCGGGCAGGCAGCCGATTACGACCAGTGGCGCCAAGCGGGCTGCACCGGCTGGGGCTGGGACGATGTGCTGCCGCTCTTCCGCAAGTCAGAGAACCACCTCGCCGGCGCCAGCCCGGCCCACGGCACCGGCGGCGAGCTGGACGTGACCGAGCAGCGCCTGCACTGGCCGGTGCTCGATGCGGTGGCCGAGGCGGCGCAGGAGATGGGCATCCCGGAGAGCCACGATTTCAACGATGGCGACAACGAGGGCGTCGGGTACTTCCCGGTCAACCAGCGCGGCGGCTGGCGATGGAACGCCCGCAAGGCCTTCCTCAAGCCGGTCCGCACCCGCCCTAACCTCCGCATCGAAACCCACGCCCACGCACAGCGCCTGACCCTCTCCGAAGGCCGCGCCGATGGCGTGATCTACCGCCAGAACGGGCGCCTGATGCAAGCCCGCGCGAAGGGCGAGATCGTGCTGGCGGCAGGGGCGGTGAACACCCCCCAACTGCTCGAACTCTCCGGCATCGGCCAGCCCGACCTGCTCCAATCGCTCGGCATCCCCGTGGCGCTGGAGGCTCCCGGCGTCGGCGAGAACCTGCAGGACCACCTGCAAATCCGCACCGTCTACCGCATCACCGGCGCGCTCACCCTGAACGACCGGATGCGCAGCCTCTTCGGCAAGGCGCAGATCGCGCTGGAATACGCCCTGCGCCGCTCCGGCCCGATGTCGATGGCCCCCAGCCAGCTCGGCATCTTCACCCGCTCGGGGCCGGAGTTCGACCGCGCCAATATCGAATATCACATCCAGCCGCTCACGCTGGAGGCCTTCGGCCAGCCGCTGGACCGTGACCCGGGCGTGACCATCTCGGTCTGCAACCTGCGCCCCGAGAGCCGCGGCACCATCCACGCCACGGCGCCCACCGCCGACACGGCCCCCGAGATCCGCCCCAATTACCTCTCCGCCCGCGCCGACCAGATCGTCGCCGTCGACAGCCTGCGCCACGCCCGCCGCCTGATGGCCACCGCCGGGCTGCAAGACCTTCAACCGCGCGAAATCAAACCCGGCCCGGAGGTGCAGAGTGAGGAAGAGATGCTGAAAGCTGCAGGCGACCTTGGCACCACCATCTTCCACCCGGTCGGCACCGCCCGCATGGGCAACGACCCGGGCGCCGTGGTCGACCCCGAGCTGCGCCTCAACGGCCTCACCGGCCTGCGCATAGCCGACGCCTCCATCATGCCCACTATCCCCTCCGGCAACACACATGCACCGGTGACGATGATCGCAGAGAAAGCGGCAGAGATGATGCTGCGGGCGGGGTAG
- a CDS encoding STAS/SEC14 domain-containing protein, whose translation MPDGFTILPDTPPEVLAVSGHGTIDAAAYEEVLRPELEARLARHAHIRLLYVLEDDFEGFTTGAAISDARLGLSHLHDFSRIALVTDAEWVNHAVRLFAPLIPAPLRCFPLSRRREAEAWVSESDPSAEADADPPLGESFPV comes from the coding sequence ATGCCCGACGGTTTCACCATCCTGCCCGATACCCCGCCCGAGGTGCTCGCCGTATCCGGCCACGGCACGATTGACGCAGCCGCCTATGAGGAGGTTCTGCGCCCCGAACTCGAGGCTCGGCTCGCCCGACACGCGCACATCCGCCTGCTCTACGTGCTGGAGGACGACTTCGAAGGCTTCACCACCGGGGCTGCCATAAGCGACGCCCGGCTCGGCCTGAGCCACCTGCACGATTTCTCCCGTATTGCTCTGGTGACGGATGCCGAATGGGTGAATCACGCCGTGCGCCTCTTCGCGCCGCTCATTCCGGCGCCGCTCCGCTGCTTCCCGCTCTCTCGCCGTCGCGAGGCAGAGGCTTGGGTGTCAGAGTCCGACCCCTCCGCCGAGGCCGACGCGGACCCGCCATTGGGTGAGTCGTTTCCGGTCTGA
- a CDS encoding ribonuclease T2 family protein — protein sequence MRAWIAAILLGLAGPAWAEGERAGDFDYYVMSLSWSPNWCALEGRAKGSPQCDRGRGYGWVLHGLWPQYERGWPSFCRTAERDPSRSDTAQMADIMGTSGLAWYQWKKHGRCAGLSSAAYFAAAREAYGSVTRPEVFRKLKDPITLPASVVEEAWLKDNPDLGADMLTVTCKAGRIQEVRICLTKDLEPRDCGRDVVRDCTMRDAGFEPIR from the coding sequence ATGCGGGCTTGGATCGCGGCGATACTGCTTGGGCTGGCCGGGCCGGCATGGGCCGAGGGCGAGCGGGCCGGTGACTTTGACTACTACGTGATGAGCCTGTCGTGGTCGCCGAACTGGTGTGCGCTGGAGGGCCGGGCCAAGGGTTCGCCGCAGTGCGACCGGGGCCGCGGATATGGCTGGGTGCTGCACGGGCTCTGGCCGCAATACGAGCGGGGCTGGCCGAGTTTCTGCCGCACCGCCGAGCGGGACCCAAGCAGAAGCGATACCGCCCAGATGGCTGATATCATGGGAACTTCCGGCCTTGCCTGGTATCAGTGGAAGAAGCATGGGCGCTGTGCCGGCCTCTCTTCGGCTGCCTATTTCGCCGCCGCCCGAGAGGCCTATGGCAGCGTGACCCGGCCCGAGGTGTTCCGGAAGCTGAAAGACCCGATCACCCTGCCCGCCTCAGTGGTCGAAGAGGCGTGGTTGAAGGACAATCCCGACCTCGGCGCCGACATGCTGACGGTGACCTGCAAGGCGGGGCGGATTCAGGAAGTGCGGATCTGCCTCACCAAGGATCTGGAGCCGCGCGACTGCGGGCGTGACGTGGTGCGGGACTGCACGATGCGGGATGCCGGGTTCGAGCCGATCCGCTGA
- a CDS encoding DUF1013 domain-containing protein codes for MNKPLMAKATAVWLVDNTTLSFTQIAEFCGLHELEVQGIADGDVAQGVKGFDPIANNQLTQDEIDAGEKDPRHKLKLKFNQAAVGEEKRRGPRYTPLSKRQDRPASILWLVKFHPELTDGQIGKLVGTTKPTIQAIRERTHWNIQNIQPIDPVALGLCKQTELDAAVQKAAAKKAREGEAISDDERRKLLSTEQSLTAEPEPKIPSAISGLETFTLTGNDEEEDKKEETVLDADSFFNLPDDESGSDDEQP; via the coding sequence ATGAACAAACCCCTTATGGCAAAGGCCACCGCCGTCTGGCTGGTGGACAACACCACACTCAGCTTCACCCAGATCGCCGAGTTCTGCGGGCTGCATGAGCTGGAAGTTCAGGGCATCGCCGATGGCGACGTGGCGCAGGGCGTGAAGGGCTTTGACCCGATCGCCAACAACCAGCTGACCCAGGACGAGATCGACGCGGGTGAAAAAGACCCGCGCCACAAGCTGAAGCTCAAGTTCAACCAGGCCGCCGTGGGCGAAGAAAAGCGCCGCGGCCCGCGCTACACTCCGCTTTCCAAGCGGCAGGACCGTCCGGCCTCGATCCTCTGGCTGGTCAAGTTCCACCCCGAGCTGACCGACGGCCAGATCGGCAAACTGGTCGGCACGACCAAGCCGACCATTCAAGCGATCCGCGAGCGCACCCACTGGAATATCCAGAATATTCAACCGATTGATCCGGTCGCCCTCGGCCTCTGCAAGCAGACCGAACTGGACGCCGCCGTGCAGAAGGCCGCCGCCAAGAAAGCCCGCGAAGGCGAGGCGATCTCGGACGATGAGCGCCGCAAGCTGCTCTCCACCGAGCAGAGCCTGACCGCCGAGCCGGAGCCCAAGATCCCCTCGGCGATCTCGGGCCTCGAGACCTTCACCCTCACCGGAAACGACGAGGAGGAAGACAAGAAGGAAGAGACCGTGCTCGACGCCGACAGCTTCTTCAACCTCCCCGACGACGAGAGTGGCTCCGACGACGAGCAGCCCTGA
- a CDS encoding DUF4453 domain-containing protein: protein MRLYAFVFLSASPAFAGDGTCDELWFTRNAIFHEAGYCFGSPLGQAIFGNEACTTKSPDLTAAQTARLDRVKAAEEGCVVELSRTSLDIPDLAIRRRLTVLPIRSESESGCIGWKGGPFSLRTGTSHSAETLFTLEPDDVVLFSHESEQAGGEVWDYVQVYDNGVFRKAGWAVIDWGPEVCDGLAG, encoded by the coding sequence ATGCGCCTCTATGCCTTTGTTTTCCTTTCTGCATCCCCCGCCTTTGCCGGCGATGGCACCTGCGATGAACTCTGGTTTACCCGCAACGCTATCTTCCACGAGGCGGGCTATTGCTTTGGCTCACCGCTCGGGCAGGCCATCTTCGGCAACGAAGCTTGCACGACCAAGTCGCCCGATCTGACGGCCGCCCAAACAGCCCGGCTGGACCGTGTGAAAGCCGCCGAAGAGGGCTGCGTGGTCGAACTGAGCCGCACCTCGCTCGACATCCCCGACCTTGCCATTCGTCGCCGCCTCACCGTGCTGCCTATCCGCTCCGAGAGCGAGTCCGGGTGCATCGGCTGGAAGGGTGGGCCGTTCAGCCTGCGCACCGGCACAAGCCATTCTGCCGAAACGCTTTTTACATTGGAGCCGGATGACGTGGTGCTCTTCTCGCACGAGAGTGAGCAGGCCGGGGGTGAAGTCTGGGACTACGTTCAGGTCTACGATAACGGCGTCTTCCGCAAGGCGGGCTGGGCGGTAATCGACTGGGGGCCGGAGGTGTGCGATGGCCTTGCAGGCTAG
- the recR gene encoding recombination mediator RecR, producing the protein MAGDQEEIEGLIALMARLPGLGPRSARRAVLQLIKKRGQLLVPLADSMRRVAETARECLRCGNVGTADVCSICLSEKRATGELCVVEDVADLWAMERAGVFKGRYHVLGGVLSALDAVGPEELRIPRLAERVREEGISEVILALNATVDGQTTAHYIADQLEDMGLTITSLAQGVPVGGELDYLDDGTIGAALRARKSL; encoded by the coding sequence ATGGCCGGAGACCAGGAAGAGATCGAAGGGCTGATCGCCCTGATGGCCCGACTGCCCGGCCTTGGGCCGCGCTCGGCCCGGCGGGCGGTGCTTCAGCTCATCAAGAAGCGCGGCCAGTTGCTGGTTCCGCTGGCCGACTCCATGCGCCGGGTCGCCGAAACCGCACGGGAATGCCTGCGCTGCGGCAACGTGGGCACGGCCGACGTGTGCTCGATCTGCCTGAGCGAGAAGCGGGCGACCGGCGAGCTGTGCGTGGTCGAAGACGTGGCCGACCTCTGGGCGATGGAGCGGGCGGGCGTGTTCAAGGGGCGCTATCACGTACTGGGCGGCGTGCTGAGCGCGCTCGACGCCGTGGGGCCGGAAGAGCTGCGCATTCCGCGGCTTGCGGAGCGTGTACGCGAGGAGGGCATCAGCGAGGTGATCCTTGCGCTGAACGCCACGGTCGATGGCCAGACCACGGCCCACTACATCGCCGACCAGCTTGAGGATATGGGGCTGACGATCACTTCCCTCGCCCAAGGCGTGCCGGTGGGCGGCGAGTTGGACTACCTCGACGACGGCACCATAGGCGCGGCGCTTCGCGCGAGAAAAAGCCTTTAG
- a CDS encoding YbaB/EbfC family nucleoid-associated protein — MLKGLGQLGDMAKMMKAAQEMQGKMAKLQEELAEMTVEGESGAGLVKARCTAKGVLNGLDIDPSIFNPEEKEVVEDLILAAIKDAQAKAQVKARQEMEKITREMGLPEGMDLPL, encoded by the coding sequence ATGCTTAAAGGACTGGGCCAACTCGGCGATATGGCCAAGATGATGAAGGCCGCGCAGGAGATGCAGGGCAAGATGGCCAAGCTGCAGGAAGAACTGGCGGAAATGACTGTTGAGGGCGAAAGCGGCGCCGGGTTGGTCAAGGCCCGCTGCACCGCCAAAGGCGTGCTCAACGGGCTGGATATCGACCCCTCGATCTTCAACCCCGAAGAGAAGGAAGTGGTCGAAGACCTGATCCTCGCCGCGATCAAGGACGCTCAGGCCAAGGCCCAAGTGAAGGCGCGTCAGGAGATGGAGAAGATCACCCGCGAGATGGGCCTGCCCGAGGGCATGGACCTGCCGCTCTGA
- a CDS encoding DNA polymerase III subunit gamma/tau translates to MSETPKSGYQVLARKYRPQTFADLVGQEAMVRTLRNAFEADRIAQAFIMTGIRGTGKTTTARIIAKGLNCEQGPTTDPCGACDACVAIAEGRHVDVIEMDAASNTGIDDIRAEVLDTVHYAPANARYKVYIIDEVHMLSKSAFNALLKTLEEPPAHAKFIFATTEIRKVPVTVLSRCQRFDLRRIEPEDMIALMRRISEAEGGKITDDALALLARASEGSARDATSLLDQALGQGGEEASAETVRAMLGLADRGRVLDLFEMVLRGDASGALGELAQQYAEGADPMAVLRDLAEVTHWVSVTQITPDAGDDPTISPDERDRGRALAESISMRVLSRMWQMLLKSLEEVSQAPNAMMAAEMAIIRLTHVSELPTPDELIRKLKDMPPPPPPGPGGGGGNGVAAPSAQAPAVSHSAAPPISAPAGTPHGTATALAVEPEVALARYGRFEDVVELIRYHRDVKLLVEVETTLRLARYQPGRIEFEPTDDAAPDLAARLGGRLQTWTGVRWGVSVVGSGGGETIAEVRDAERMALETEVREHPLVQSVLAEFPGAKIREIRTVKEIEAEAAAEALPEVDDEWDPFEED, encoded by the coding sequence ATGAGCGAAACTCCGAAATCCGGCTATCAGGTTCTGGCGCGCAAATACCGCCCGCAGACCTTTGCCGACCTTGTCGGGCAGGAGGCGATGGTGCGCACGCTGCGCAACGCTTTCGAGGCCGACCGGATTGCCCAGGCCTTCATCATGACCGGCATTCGCGGCACCGGGAAGACGACAACTGCCCGGATCATCGCCAAGGGGCTGAACTGCGAGCAGGGGCCAACCACCGACCCCTGCGGAGCGTGCGATGCCTGCGTGGCCATCGCCGAAGGGCGGCACGTAGACGTAATCGAGATGGACGCGGCCTCGAACACCGGGATCGACGACATTCGCGCCGAAGTGCTTGATACGGTTCACTATGCGCCGGCCAATGCGCGCTACAAGGTCTACATCATCGACGAGGTTCACATGCTGTCGAAGAGCGCGTTCAACGCGCTGCTGAAGACGCTGGAGGAGCCGCCCGCCCACGCCAAGTTCATTTTCGCGACGACCGAGATTCGCAAGGTGCCGGTGACGGTTCTGAGCCGTTGCCAGCGGTTCGATCTGCGACGGATCGAGCCGGAAGACATGATCGCCCTTATGCGCCGGATCTCCGAAGCCGAGGGCGGCAAGATCACCGATGACGCGCTGGCCCTGCTGGCACGGGCCTCGGAAGGCTCGGCGCGGGATGCGACCTCGCTGCTCGATCAGGCGCTTGGGCAAGGCGGTGAGGAGGCTTCGGCCGAAACCGTCCGCGCCATGCTGGGTCTGGCAGACCGGGGCCGGGTGCTGGACCTTTTCGAGATGGTGCTGCGCGGCGATGCCAGCGGGGCGCTGGGCGAGCTGGCGCAGCAATATGCCGAGGGCGCGGACCCGATGGCGGTGCTGCGGGACTTGGCAGAAGTTACCCATTGGGTCTCTGTCACGCAGATCACTCCCGATGCGGGCGATGACCCTACGATCTCGCCCGACGAGCGGGATCGCGGGCGGGCGCTAGCTGAGAGCATCTCGATGCGGGTGCTGTCGCGGATGTGGCAGATGCTGCTGAAATCACTGGAAGAAGTGAGCCAGGCACCGAATGCTATGATGGCCGCCGAGATGGCGATCATCCGGCTGACGCATGTGTCGGAACTGCCCACGCCCGACGAGCTCATTCGCAAACTGAAGGACATGCCCCCTCCCCCGCCTCCCGGCCCGGGCGGGGGTGGCGGCAATGGTGTGGCTGCGCCCTCGGCGCAGGCTCCCGCCGTCAGCCATAGCGCTGCGCCGCCCATCTCGGCCCCCGCCGGAACACCTCATGGCACCGCTACCGCGCTGGCGGTGGAGCCGGAGGTGGCATTGGCACGCTACGGGCGGTTCGAGGACGTGGTGGAACTGATCCGTTACCATCGCGATGTGAAGCTGCTTGTGGAGGTGGAAACCACTCTGCGGCTCGCCCGCTACCAGCCCGGCCGGATCGAGTTTGAGCCCACCGATGATGCCGCCCCCGACCTTGCCGCGCGGCTGGGCGGACGGCTGCAGACATGGACGGGCGTGCGCTGGGGCGTTTCTGTTGTGGGGTCCGGCGGTGGTGAGACCATTGCCGAGGTTCGTGATGCCGAGCGGATGGCGCTGGAGACGGAGGTGCGCGAGCACCCGCTGGTGCAATCGGTTCTGGCGGAGTTTCCGGGTGCGAAGATCCGCGAGATCCGCACTGTGAAAGAGATCGAGGCGGAGGCCGCCGCGGAGGCGCTTCCGGAAGTGGACGACGAATGGGACCCCTTCGAAGAGGACTGA